The Lasioglossum baleicum chromosome 7, iyLasBale1, whole genome shotgun sequence genomic sequence aaaattgaaagaaaGATGTGAAACAGACGAAGAATATAAGCCATCGAACTTGTCTTGCTGTTAGAACACTTTTCGTCACTGTATAGCCAATCGCTAGTAGTAACATAAGTACTGTGAACAGTATATCGGAACAAGCTTCTAAAAGATGACCAATCAAGGAAGCATTCTCGCATGCTACACCTTTTAAACCAAGATTCATGTAACTATAAATTTCACATAGTATTCCTATCAGCTGGAAAATCAATGAAGCCATGAATATTTTGTAAGACACGTGCAACAGTCGTCTCGCCTTCAATTGTACTGCTATGTGGAAACTCAATATCACGAGTATAATGTATATACTTCCGATCGCTATTAACTCTGGTAATATATCTAAAATGGAAAAGGATTTAGTTAAAACAATATATGTACGTTGAACTGCCTTAGACCATAACAAAGTTACTTGCAGAACTCATCTGCTGAGAAGTGTTCTCTCCAGAAACTGCCAGACTGTGCATTTGTTAGCGATATCCAATAGGAAATATTCAGCCCGTTTTCTGAAGAACAATCTGCTAACGCGATGAACCACCATCTTGGACGGGATGATCGAAATCTTCGATAGCTAGTGCATCGTATTACCGAATCGTCTTCTTTGCATCCGGATTTTACTGGTAGAAGCGTTGTTAATGGTACTATTTGACCGATTCCATCCCAGAGTATTTCTTCCTTTTCCAAACATGTTTTATTCGAAGGGTAAACGCTGGGCCATTGATCGGGAGCGTCGTAATACAATAACAATTTCAAATCTTTTTCCTCGCCACTTAACTCGAAATCGTACCGAAACGTACCTTGGTCCGTTAGAAAACAGAATCTCGCTAGAAATGCCCAATTCTataaaggaaaaaattatttattattagattgcTTGACGGTAGAAaagttttaaatttgttaaatacgttggtgtctaatcaattactaaacatttaagtattgtatgtatatgaaaaatatcatatacatagaatggaattattctaggtcggatgaAATGTTTAATATGTTGGAAGatttgtaaaattgaataagaGTGAAGAGATTGATCAAAAATTGACAGTACATCACGTGTAACCAAGCGTCCTTGAAGAATTTTAGTTTCCATTAATTGCGTGAACAAAAGCAAATATATTACACAGAAAAACAATGGCGATTTAAACATTGTTGACACTCGACCACGCAATTTCTCCTAACTGTGAATGATATCTACATATCTCTTACACGTTACCTGTTACCTGCTGCTTTTCTTATAATCAATATTTGCCTGCCACCTGCGACTATACGTTTCAATTATCATATTGATCTTGACTTATAATGCAAACTATATTCGAGGTagtctatataaataaatttatcacGAAAGTCCGTGAACGAAACATTCAATACCTTATCGGCGttgtatttttgaattttaattcgaTACCGCGAAAAATTTCTGCACGGTGTTGATAAATGCACTTACGTGACCTTGACATTTACCTGCGGTTGTACAACGATATCGACATATGTCAAAATAGTGTATTTGCGCGTACATGTTTTTCCTAAGTGTGATAGGGAATTGGAGCTGTTTAAAACTGCTCGCaactaaatatattatttacattaattgtaattaattaattgtaattgtaattaattttttaatattttcatcaGCGAGGGGGGGTGTACATgactatatattttaaatagatttaTAATTTACGAGGACCATTCATATTTTATCATGTTTCAATCATATGCTAAATAATATCTGAAAATACGCGGTTGAATACTAAAGGATACATGAGAAATCAGGGACATCTTGAAAAAAGAAGGATTCGTATTTCCTGTGTAAACTTCCGTTCTCCAAAAGTTGTCAGAAAAAAATTTGAGACTATATAGCGAGAATTACTTATGGTGCGAAGCCACCTAGCGGTGAAATTCAGTGAAATTAGAGAAATGTCGTtacaaaaacacgtgggagaatAAACATAATTCATGTGCATTATTTTTCGTAGAAAATGATTACTGTGAAATATTGAATGTACTTCTAATGCGGCTTCTCAGCGATTGTGTTACTTCATCTTATAAAAACAAGTAGACTCGATGCTCGAAAGTATTATTCAGCATTGTTAATTAAATGACATAGAGGTTACAAAGGAAAATAATCATGAAGGACAATAAACGAAGCCTGAAGAGTTTTAAAAGTAAAGTGACATTGGTTTCATCCACTGTTTTGAGTTCTGCTtgctttatttatatttctcatTTCCAGAATTATGGATTCAATTCGATGAGGACAACATAGATAAGcatcaattattttttaaagaacATTCCATAAGAAACCAAGACCTTGAACATCCAAGGGGCAAAACGTTATTCGTACTAAATATACCACCCTATGTAACCAGCAGGGTTCTAGAGAAAGTTTTTGGAAAACTTTGCGGAGTTGTATCCAGTGTATTTTTTGCTACTCCGAAAGGGTTCAAAACAGCATATGTAGTATTCGAAAAGGAATCTGCTTTAGAAACAGCATTAGAACTTCCTGAAAATAGTACTGTAATATTGAACGACGAGCAGCATGTATGTCTAACAGGATTAGCCAGTAAGTCATTGTTTATTCTTGTTGTTCATATAAATTACTTGTAATTCATAGTCTGTAAACTTGAATTATTCGAATAGAATGGTGTAGAGAATATAACAATTCAATCTGCAATGAAGAAAGAATGAAAATGGAAATTGAGAACTATATGAAGAATTATGATCAAAGAATAATCGACAAGATTGCTAACGAGAAAGCTAGGGCAGAAGAAGATGAGGATAACGATGGTTGGGTAACTGTAACTGGACAGAAGAAGAGAGGACAATTTGCTCTTGCGAGAAAGGAATCTGTTATTAACAAAGTGCAAGAGAAAGAAGAacagaaaaataagaaaaagcgGTTGCTCAACTTCTATACCTTCCAGATTCGTGAGAGTAAAAAGCAGAGTACGTTTTTTGTAGCaggatattaattatttaaagtttCGATACttcaattattttgttatactgtATTTTCACAGATCTGGCTGagctgagaaagaaatttgaaCTGGACAAGAAAAGGCTACAGGATTTGAAGTCGAAGAGGACATTCAAGCCATTTTAAAACTAGGTTTTGAATTTCAATGTGAAATCGATATTTATTATACCGTAAAAATTCCGTTTACATTTATACCTATCGTAAAGTTATGTGCTGTATTGTATACCACAATTTATGTACAGAAATAGTAGAACATAAGTTCAAGTAACAACTTCAGCGAATCAAGAAGCTTTGCTCGCGTATGTCTGTAGAGTCCATTcgattaaaaaatgttgatacgcCAATGGCTGTAACAGAGCCAACATTTCCTCTGTAAgatagaataaaaaattaatcgaCGTAACTCatataaaaattaacaaattacaaAAATACATACGTTTATTTCCATAAATACAATTAGCAGACATTGCTGCGCTCACAGCTTGTGCGAGTCGCTCCATACCTAAATCGCGTGAAGTTAGACTAGTAGTTGAATGAGATCCTAGATTGCTACTTAAAGCACGAATGGTGGCTGCAAAGTGCTGTGCTGAAATTGCATGTTTATTATTACCACTATTCTTTAATCTTAATACTGAATCCATAAGTAGCTGTTGAATTTTCGAATACAGTTTCTGTTGTTCCTTGCAGTTCTCTGTGTTCTTTAGCCGAAGAGGACACAGAATGCACCACCTAATCGAAAAATGAGTAGTCATGATCGAATGTTTAGTTATTGTGTTTCGTTGGAAACCAAATTGgatattatttcttcccttaacgattttaatagaggagaaattttgaatttcatgtctagtgatcagtagactgcggatctttatgcatttatagcaaaattgtgtAGAcagaattcaaaattgtaggaaaatttcaaaaattgaagatgtatatacatgatttctcatctattagaattattaagggaagaaataacattcaatttggtttctatttcttgcaatcgatacagacaatttttattttgcataaagatccacagtctagtgatgagaTTAAATTACTCTGTCATTAGCAGGCTGATAGAAATTCTTTTTATCTAATGTAGCACGGTTTAGAGGGAGCTTGGCTAGAACCTATAAGCTTCGTCTAATTTACCTGAACAAGCCTGCAATAGGTGTAATCGGCGTCATTGGAATACCGCCGGTAGGCAAGGCAGGATTATCCATCAAAGGAGTTAACAAGAGACTCGGGTTTTCATCGATCCATTCTCCTACTAATCTAAGCAGTTCAGTAGGTGGATCTTTCTCTTCGTAAACTTCACCTATCGCCGTTAGTAAGTTGGCAGTGAAATGTGGTGCAAGAACAGGAAGCTGCTTCAATTTATCGATAGATTTCGGAGTAAGGACAAAGTAGTCGTTAAGTACATGCCTTGCTAATCCTACACTCTGCGTCGAGGTAGAACCTAACTGTTGCATCCAGATACCAGTTGCATTTAACACTGCCTTGTTTTGTGTAGCTATAGCCAATGATACTAAATTACCCAATATTTTGTTTCTGGGACTGTCGGCAGGAAAAAGAGATAAAAACACTGCATTTCGTACAGCAGGACTTCCTCCTGGACTTTGAAAGAAATCACTGAGTACTTCTATCAATTGTAACTCCTGTATGGCTATAGTCATGTTGCGTCTCTTTCGTCTTTCTATTTCTCCAAATACGAACTCTGATATTAAATCCAGTTGTAGGTCCATTTGCTTTCCCGGTCGACCACATAGtatttctttaaacaattcaCACATATTTGCACAGAAGAATGTAGTGTTTACATACAAAGTTGTTCTTAACCCTTTCAATCCATCTTACCGATCCTGCATAAAGCTTCTCTAGCGCAGTATGGAAAATCTAATTTTCGTAAGTTTTGTTTTATATCATTCCCAGCCATTAATGCCTATATGCGCGTCTGGCATGTAATATTATTAATGtacattcaaaataaataatcCAATCGTCCGAGGACTATATATTTACTTAGAACAGATGTTTTCGTAAAGCCATCATTGCATAAAGCAAATCATTGTCGATTTTCATGACCAGTATCAGTTCAGAAAATATGCATCTTCATTGGTGCAGTTTGTTTCGTGCGGATTTCTATTGTCGAGCAACCAATAAAATAACACTGCATGTAATTCCTGTCTGGAGATTGCGCTAGTTACGGATCCGCcaaaattttgattttctacgatttgtaatttttgtataCACGAAAGAAGAATTAATTCAATTGAGATGAAGAATTAGGATAACAGTGAGGAAATTTCCTTTAAATTAGAAAATCACgatcaaattcacccttttgcaaatcaatttccgaAAGAAAATATTCTTTCCGAACATGTTTtatatatagatagatagagtGGTTCAGAATTGACTAAATTTCTCAATCCCAATACGCGATGATGTAACAATACATTGAACAATTACAAAAATGACATATTGACATGTTTCTCgaaaaactttcgagaacgtcactTGGAAGCGATAGCCCTCTAGCGGCGTGTGGCGAGACACGCCATGAGGGAAGAACTTCTAATTCGTAGCGCCACCTCCGACTAGGTTGCGAACCACATTGTTAGTCAAAACAATCGCCGAATTCACGGTCTATTTTTAGGTGGCACCCATTAAGCTATAGTGCATCACGATTTTTCCTGTACACCGAAAAAACCTATATAGTCGACGGTCACCGCGTTCGACGGTCTACCGATCTCGAAAAAGTTCAACGACCCCGTGGTATAATTGTGACAAGAGGAGCGACCGGCCATGTTTATATCGTGGTGAATTTCGAGGTAGCGGCCCCGAGACCCGAGACCGATTTATCCACGTGTACTTGCTCAATCTTCATCCCCTTATACCTGACGTCCAGCACAGTGTCGGAATCGTTTGAGCGATGGAGTCCAGCGAGAGGGGTGAGTGAATttgtatatgaaataaaatcgcGGCAATATTGAGTCTCTGACACAAATCACGACCTGGGGGCAATGGCAGTGTCAGGGTCGGAACGGAACTAGTTCAGTGACCGCATTCGTGATATTCGACTACGATATTATCCTTGATTTTCAACGTTTCATCCATTTTTCATTCATCTTTTCCTTTGTACAAGCACGATATTCGCTATTGGGAACAGCTTCCTGCGAAAATTAACTCTCAACCGAATCTATGTCACGCATCTTACTTTTCATCTTGACTGTACTCTCTACTCTTGGCTCGATCCCTACGCGTGCCTTTTACATAGATATATCTATAGATGCGTGGATACACCGCGGAAGAAAGTGTAATTTTCGTGGTTCTTTAATAAGTTCCGTGAACGTTTCTTTGATCAGTCCTGTCAGGGATCTACGAGCTCAGTCAAAGCagatgtttttcatttttttttattctctttGACGTTTGAGAAAGTTGATTTACTCAGATGACTACGTTCAACGTTACGCAATAGTGTAACGGCGTGTCTTTAACCTAGATAGTGTCTCGCGTATAGTGAATTGAAGCCACGGTACCGCTTGAAAGAGACACGTGAGAATTATTATTGCTTGACCGAGTCGAGCATGTGTTGCAACGTGGCGACACCTGTCGTCTGTTCGTGCACGTCCTACCTCAAGCTAGCGGGAATTAACCCCTCTCCCTTTATACGTCACCGTGTTCAACCCTTACGATCTGCGCACCGGACCTTATCGAGTCCTGCGGTGCCGGCATTTTATTCTCGTTTTCTGTTTCGCGTTAACCGATTCATTCACAACTAGGGTAatcgtataaaaatatatattttgcccTGAATCAATTTGCACGATTGAATGAGAATGTGTTTTagttggcgaggcaaacaaaattgtcgatcattctcatatttttatacattattTGAACAAAACATTTCTAAGGAAAGGTTAAGAtaagaccatttttcttctaACTCGACTGTTGTTTGCATATTGCTCTAAATTGCACACACATAggggaaagttttattattatttatagatacCTGCTTcggtacaataaaaatataaaaagaaacttctcgTGCGTTTTTAATAAACAAAGTAAGCCCTCAGAATTAGGTACATTAAAGTGAAGGCGGAGCTCATTACTGCCACACAAAAATCGCTAGGAATGTCCCTAATACTGcggtatgtattttttcagaacaTTGTTACCTATTACTATGTACAGATATAAATGTAGCGAGGACAGTGGCATTTCGTTGGTGCTACATATTTCACGATACTCACTGTCCAGTCATTCTTGTGTGCGCATTTTGTAGCAATTGTTGCGAAATTCTGGGAATTTCTTTGTTGCCAGAGGGTGCCCTCGGACCCGTAGCAGTCTATCTCTTATTTTTGATCTACCCTTTTCGTCTTTTGTTCCGTTCTGGGATACTTTTTTCCCCTGTTAGACTCTTCCTTGTTATATAAGTCCAAGGACGAGCTACATCATGGCTGTGCAAACACACATTCGCACACGGCTCTCCCTCAGTGGTTATGCTACTTTTTCCCCTTCTTCTTCTAACCTGTGCTCTGTTGTCGtcctttctctttccctctttttcTACTTCCGTCTTATCTCGTTCCTCCTCTCTCTTTCGATCTCCCCTCCCTTATCTACATTCTTCTCTATTCTTTGCCTCACTGTTGCTATATTATATTGGCCGGCTCTCTGCTATATTGTTCCGCACACCGGTTTATACCTCTCGGTCcctcttttctttttattgcgTGCATGAGAATGATTCCGTTTCGCCCTTACCGCTTTCTGTTACAAAATAGCATGGATTTGTTAAAACTGTTTGTAACTGAAGGTTCGAGAAATGTTCTTTTGTACAGTTTGTGCAACGTACAACTGATGTCTTAAATATTGAATTACGATAAGCGGATTCACCTGCATAACTGTATCAAAATTTTATCATTTCGTTTAAGGCTCCACCTTGaagatgaatattttaatagttAACGAAGTGTTCGAAATATCTT encodes the following:
- the LOC143210628 gene encoding integrator complex subunit 15 isoform X2; this encodes MAGNDIKQNLRKLDFPYCAREALCRIEILCGRPGKQMDLQLDLISEFVFGEIERRKRRNMTIAIQELQLIEVLSDFFQSPGGSPAVRNAVFLSLFPADSPRNKILGNLVSLAIATQNKAVLNATGIWMQQLGSTSTQSVGLARHVLNDYFVLTPKSIDKLKQLPVLAPHFTANLLTAIGEVYEEKDPPTELLRLVGEWIDENPSLLLTPLMDNPALPTGGIPMTPITPIAGLFRWCILCPLRLKNTENCKEQQKLYSKIQQLLMDSVLRLKNSGNNKHAISAQHFAATIRALSSNLGSHSTTSLTSRDLGMERLAQAVSAAMSANCIYGNKPIGVSTFFNRMDSTDIREQSFLIR
- the LOC143210629 gene encoding ribosomal RNA-processing protein 7 homolog A codes for the protein MKDNKRSLKSFKKLWIQFDEDNIDKHQLFFKEHSIRNQDLEHPRGKTLFVLNIPPYVTSRVLEKVFGKLCGVVSSVFFATPKGFKTAYVVFEKESALETALELPENSTVILNDEQHVCLTGLAKWCREYNNSICNEERMKMEIENYMKNYDQRIIDKIANEKARAEEDEDNDGWVTVTGQKKRGQFALARKESVINKVQEKEEQKNKKKRLLNFYTFQIRESKKQNLAELRKKFELDKKRLQDLKSKRTFKPF
- the LOC143210625 gene encoding transmembrane protein 145 — its product is MFKSPLFFCVIYLLLFTQLMETKILQGRLVTRDNWAFLARFCFLTDQGTFRYDFELSGEEKDLKLLLYYDAPDQWPSVYPSNKTCLEKEEILWDGIGQIVPLTTLLPVKSGCKEDDSVIRCTSYRRFRSSRPRWWFIALADCSSENGLNISYWISLTNAQSGSFWREHFSADEFYILPELIAIGSIYIILVILSFHIAVQLKARRLLHVSYKIFMASLIFQLIGILCEIYSYMNLGLKGVACENASLIGHLLEACSDILFTVLMLLLAIGYTVTKSVLTARQVRWLIFFVCFTSFFQFSLYIYQSDIFDPGLVLYIYESPPGYMLIAVKLIAWLVFSLRCMKTIKKMQSKLHFYGSLFSLGSVWFLCHPLTILCITLLIDDWIRESVAKGCSLWIVCVGHIVFLFITRPSMANKRFPFHIRTCQVMPVGGEGQDHGYEPRLRTTNAAFTISHLPPTIPYAHQ
- the LOC143210628 gene encoding integrator complex subunit 15 isoform X1, whose protein sequence is MAGNDIKQNLRKLDFPYCAREALCRIEILCGRPGKQMDLQLDLISEFVFGEIERRKRRNMTIAIQELQLIEVLSDFFQSPGGSPAVRNAVFLSLFPADSPRNKILGNLVSLAIATQNKAVLNATGIWMQQLGSTSTQSVGLARHVLNDYFVLTPKSIDKLKQLPVLAPHFTANLLTAIGEVYEEKDPPTELLRLVGEWIDENPSLLLTPLMDNPALPTGGIPMTPITPIAGLFRWCILCPLRLKNTENCKEQQKLYSKIQQLLMDSVLRLKNSGNNKHAISAQHFAATIRALSSNLGSHSTTSLTSRDLGMERLAQAVSAAMSANCIYGNKQEMLALLQPLAYQHFLIEWTLQTYASKAS